A region of Paraburkholderia largidicola DNA encodes the following proteins:
- the ssuD gene encoding FMNH2-dependent alkanesulfonate monooxygenase — MNVFWFIPTHGDSRYLGTSQGARAADYDYFRQIAVAADTLGYEGVLLPTGRSCEDAWVVASSLIPATKRLKFLVAIRPGISSPGLSARMASTFDRLSGGRLLINVVTGGDAAELEGDGLFVDHDTRYEITDEFLRIWRGLLTSAHQGESFDFIGKHLTSKGGKVLYPPVQDPHPPLWFGGSSPAAHEMAGEHIDTYLTWGEPPEAVAKKIADIRARAAQHGRKIKFGIRLHVIVRETEDEAWAAADKLISKLDDDTVARAQASFSKMDSEGQRRMAALHGGKRGSRKELEVYPNLWAGVGLVRGGAGTALVGSPEQVAARMQEYADLGIETFILSGYPHLEESYRFAELVFPLLPGRQRAAVSGNLPLSGPFGEIVGNNYAPKASQS; from the coding sequence ATGAATGTGTTCTGGTTCATTCCGACTCACGGCGACAGCCGCTATCTCGGCACCTCGCAAGGCGCGCGCGCAGCCGACTATGACTACTTCCGGCAGATCGCCGTCGCAGCCGATACGCTCGGCTACGAGGGCGTGCTGCTGCCGACGGGCCGCTCGTGCGAAGACGCATGGGTCGTCGCGTCGAGCCTGATTCCCGCCACGAAGCGCCTGAAGTTCCTCGTTGCGATCCGTCCGGGGATCTCGTCGCCGGGACTGTCGGCGCGCATGGCGTCGACCTTCGACCGCCTGTCGGGCGGGCGTCTGCTGATCAACGTCGTGACGGGCGGCGATGCCGCCGAACTCGAAGGCGACGGCCTGTTCGTCGATCACGACACGCGCTACGAAATCACCGACGAATTCCTGCGCATCTGGCGCGGCCTGCTGACGAGCGCACATCAGGGCGAGAGCTTCGATTTCATCGGCAAGCATCTGACGTCGAAGGGCGGCAAGGTGCTGTATCCGCCCGTGCAGGATCCGCATCCGCCGCTGTGGTTCGGCGGCTCGTCGCCGGCGGCGCACGAGATGGCGGGCGAGCACATCGACACGTATCTGACGTGGGGCGAGCCGCCCGAAGCGGTGGCGAAGAAGATCGCCGACATCCGTGCGCGCGCCGCGCAGCACGGCCGCAAGATCAAGTTCGGGATTCGTCTGCATGTGATCGTGCGCGAAACGGAAGACGAAGCGTGGGCTGCCGCCGACAAGCTCATCAGCAAGCTCGACGACGACACGGTTGCGCGCGCGCAGGCGTCGTTTTCGAAGATGGATTCCGAAGGCCAGCGGCGCATGGCCGCGTTGCACGGCGGCAAGCGCGGTTCGCGCAAGGAGCTGGAGGTGTATCCGAACCTGTGGGCAGGCGTAGGGCTCGTGCGCGGCGGCGCGGGTACGGCGCTCGTCGGCAGTCCGGAGCAGGTCGCGGCGCGCATGCAGGAATACGCGGATCTCGGCATCGAAACGTTCATCCTGTCCGGCTATCCGCATCTCGAAGAGTCGTACCGCTTTGCCGAACTCGTGTTCCCTCTGCTGCCGGGGCGGCAGCGCGCGGCGGTGAGCGGAAACCTTCCGCTGTCTGGGCCGTTCGGCGAGATCGTCGGCAACAACTATGCGCCGAAGGCGTCGCAAAGCTGA
- a CDS encoding heme-degrading domain-containing protein — translation MDIAHDLQSIAAQEHSLVFHHFDADITWQLGAYLHEVAKARGLAIAIDIRTFGQPMFFSLLEGATPDNVNWARRKGNTVAHFRRSSYAIGLKLQESNGTLADKHSLPVADYASHGGAFPLTVKGAGVIGSVTVSGLPQRSDHELVVEALCAQLGHDYSKLALAKA, via the coding sequence ATGGACATCGCTCACGATTTGCAGTCGATCGCTGCGCAGGAACACTCGCTTGTCTTTCATCACTTCGATGCCGACATCACATGGCAACTCGGCGCGTATCTGCATGAGGTCGCGAAAGCGCGCGGCCTTGCGATCGCCATCGATATCCGCACTTTCGGCCAGCCCATGTTCTTCTCGCTGCTGGAAGGCGCGACGCCGGACAACGTCAACTGGGCGCGCCGCAAGGGCAACACGGTCGCGCATTTCCGCCGCAGTTCGTACGCGATCGGGCTGAAGCTGCAGGAGTCGAACGGGACGCTCGCCGACAAGCACAGCCTTCCCGTGGCCGACTACGCCTCGCATGGCGGCGCGTTTCCGCTGACCGTGAAGGGCGCGGGTGTGATCGGATCGGTGACGGTATCGGGGCTGCCGCAGCGCTCGGATCACGAGCTCGTCGTCGAGGCGCTGTGCGCGCAACTCGGCCACGACTACAGCAAGCTCGCGCTTGCGAAGGCCTGA
- a CDS encoding TetR/AcrR family transcriptional regulator, producing MGIAERKTRQKLELRTRILDAARRIVMREGFGALSMRKIADAIEYSPATLYLHFESRDAIARALCAEGYAQLLASFEPLIAIEDAADRLKAIGRAYVAFGVAHPETYRLIFMEDPSYTGAALVGEANTDGGDDADHADDKAFRLMIESIDALKADGRLPGAPDSQVCAEAFWATMHGIVALHLTCPVFPRAPLDAVVDAALVAWFGAGDATTAANNGETTGEGAAPDQTQHVDKPSKPRRVASSKPKAA from the coding sequence ATGGGAATCGCCGAAAGAAAGACTCGTCAGAAACTGGAACTGCGCACGCGCATCCTCGATGCCGCGCGGCGCATCGTCATGCGCGAGGGCTTTGGCGCGCTGTCGATGCGCAAGATCGCCGACGCGATCGAATACTCGCCCGCCACGCTGTATTTGCATTTCGAAAGCCGCGATGCGATTGCGCGCGCGCTGTGCGCGGAGGGCTACGCGCAACTGCTCGCCAGTTTCGAGCCGTTGATAGCCATCGAGGATGCCGCCGACCGGCTCAAGGCGATCGGCCGCGCGTATGTCGCGTTCGGCGTCGCGCATCCGGAAACGTATCGGCTGATTTTCATGGAAGACCCGTCGTATACGGGCGCGGCGCTCGTTGGCGAGGCGAACACTGATGGGGGAGACGACGCGGACCATGCAGACGACAAAGCCTTCCGTCTGATGATCGAATCGATCGACGCGCTCAAGGCAGACGGCCGTCTGCCCGGTGCGCCCGACAGCCAGGTATGCGCCGAGGCGTTCTGGGCGACGATGCACGGCATCGTCGCATTGCATCTGACTTGCCCCGTGTTTCCGCGCGCGCCGCTCGACGCCGTGGTGGACGCCGCGCTCGTCGCGTGGTTCGGAGCGGGCGACGCGACAACAGCGGCGAACAACGGCGAAACGACAGGCGAGGGCGCTGCGCCCGATCAGACGCAGCACGTCGACAAGCCGTCAAAGCCGCGGCGCGTCGCATCATCGAAACCAAAGGCCGCATGA
- a CDS encoding enoyl-CoA hydratase/isomerase family protein, with protein MSIPESSRGSDELIAYVANRIGFIELNRPKALNALSLDMMRAMHAALDQWREDPDVLAVVVRSTSERAFCAGGDIRYLYESFRRGDGDAVDTFFIDEYRLDHAIFTYTKPYIAFMNGIVMGGGMGISQGAHRTGGLRVVTSTTRMAMPETRIGLFPDVGAGWFLARTPGAIGRYLAVTGETIGPADALYAGLADAWLPDEAIPALIDRLKTQSFEQGADVVAAVLHEAQSHKIVPTPDTSPLADARTSIDRHFALPDLVQIIQSLDREGDCTYADWAEQTGAVLRERSPLSMAVALEVVTRAEGTMAECLRRDLDLTRSSFERGDAPEGIRARIIDKDNKPQWRFARIEDVTRADVEKMFDSPWPANEHPLRDLQG; from the coding sequence ATGTCGATACCCGAATCGTCCCGCGGCTCCGACGAGCTGATCGCCTATGTCGCCAATCGCATTGGCTTCATCGAACTGAACCGGCCGAAGGCGCTCAACGCGCTGTCACTGGACATGATGCGCGCGATGCACGCGGCACTCGACCAATGGCGCGAAGATCCCGACGTGCTGGCTGTCGTGGTGCGCAGCACGAGTGAGCGCGCCTTCTGCGCGGGCGGCGACATCCGTTACCTGTACGAGTCGTTCCGCCGCGGCGACGGCGATGCCGTGGACACGTTCTTCATCGACGAATACCGGCTCGACCACGCCATCTTCACCTATACGAAGCCGTATATCGCCTTCATGAACGGCATCGTGATGGGTGGCGGCATGGGCATTTCGCAAGGCGCGCATCGCACGGGCGGCTTGCGCGTCGTGACATCGACGACCCGCATGGCGATGCCGGAAACACGCATCGGCCTGTTCCCCGATGTCGGCGCGGGCTGGTTTCTTGCGCGCACGCCGGGCGCGATCGGCCGCTATCTCGCTGTGACGGGCGAGACGATCGGCCCCGCCGACGCGCTCTACGCCGGTCTTGCCGACGCGTGGCTGCCCGATGAAGCGATTCCCGCGCTGATCGACCGCCTGAAAACGCAGTCATTCGAGCAGGGTGCCGACGTCGTCGCCGCCGTGCTGCACGAAGCGCAATCGCACAAGATCGTGCCGACGCCCGATACGTCGCCGCTCGCCGACGCTCGCACGTCGATCGACCGGCACTTCGCGTTGCCGGACCTCGTGCAGATCATCCAGTCGCTCGATCGGGAAGGCGATTGCACCTACGCCGACTGGGCCGAGCAAACGGGCGCCGTGCTGCGCGAGCGCTCGCCGCTGTCGATGGCCGTTGCGCTGGAAGTGGTGACGCGCGCCGAAGGCACGATGGCCGAATGCCTGCGCCGTGATCTGGACTTGACGCGCTCGTCGTTCGAACGCGGCGACGCGCCGGAAGGCATCCGCGCGCGCATCATCGACAAGGACAACAAGCCGCAGTGGCGCTTTGCGCGCATCGAGGACGTGACGCGCGCGGACGTCGAGAAGATGTTCGACAGCCCGTGGCCCGCGAACGAGCATCCGTTGCGTGACCTGCAGGGCTGA
- a CDS encoding DUF1488 domain-containing protein translates to MEIRFPADAPAYRDFNLTLVFPALVDGERVPCAISVEALEDHFGADGNDTDAWRRAFDAGRERIEAVAREHLLISNGTPVLLKSGHFPPGNLASS, encoded by the coding sequence ATGGAGATTCGTTTTCCCGCGGACGCGCCCGCCTACCGCGACTTCAATCTGACGCTGGTGTTTCCGGCGCTGGTCGACGGTGAACGGGTGCCGTGCGCGATTTCCGTCGAAGCGCTCGAAGATCATTTCGGCGCCGATGGGAACGACACCGACGCCTGGCGTCGCGCATTCGATGCCGGCCGCGAGCGTATCGAAGCCGTCGCGCGCGAACATCTGCTGATCAGCAACGGCACGCCCGTTTTGCTCAAGAGCGGCCACTTCCCGCCGGGCAATCTCGCGAGCAGCTGA
- a CDS encoding ATP-binding cassette domain-containing protein has translation MSTSTLSVLMGGMTGVDIEAERRQQGTHELASTQAPALREIAREKQDISVELRGVGKRYGERAVLADFDLSIERGSFVSIVGRSGCGKSTLLRLIAGLEAPTSGTLDKHADGSQPFDTRIMFQDARLLPWKTVLQNVMLGLGRSSRDKARAVLDEVGLLERANDWPAQLSGGQRQRVALARALVHRPQLLLLDEPLGALDALTRIEMHALIERLWREHRFTALLVTHDVQEAVALADRILLIEEGRIALDQAVPLARPRERATAAFAQIEERVLQRVMKTRATDEPSLHTQTVHARDIRWAV, from the coding sequence ATGAGTACGAGCACATTGTCCGTATTGATGGGCGGGATGACGGGCGTGGATATCGAAGCCGAACGCCGGCAGCAGGGCACGCACGAGCTTGCATCGACGCAAGCACCCGCGCTGCGCGAGATCGCGCGTGAAAAGCAGGATATTTCGGTCGAACTGCGCGGCGTCGGCAAGCGCTACGGCGAGCGCGCGGTGCTTGCGGACTTCGATCTGTCGATCGAGCGCGGCAGTTTCGTGTCGATCGTCGGGCGCAGCGGCTGCGGCAAGTCGACGTTGCTGCGGTTGATCGCGGGTCTCGAAGCGCCGACCTCGGGCACGCTCGACAAACACGCCGACGGCTCGCAGCCCTTCGACACGCGGATCATGTTTCAGGACGCGCGTCTGCTGCCGTGGAAGACGGTGCTGCAAAACGTGATGCTAGGACTCGGCCGTTCATCGCGGGACAAGGCGCGCGCGGTGCTCGACGAAGTCGGCTTGCTCGAACGCGCGAACGACTGGCCCGCGCAGTTATCGGGCGGCCAGCGGCAGCGCGTCGCGCTGGCGCGCGCGCTCGTGCATCGGCCGCAACTGCTGCTGCTCGACGAACCGCTCGGCGCGCTCGATGCGTTGACGCGTATCGAAATGCACGCGCTGATCGAACGGCTGTGGCGCGAGCATCGTTTCACGGCGCTGCTCGTCACGCACGACGTGCAGGAAGCCGTCGCGCTTGCCGATCGCATTCTGCTGATCGAGGAGGGCAGGATCGCGCTCGATCAAGCCGTGCCGCTCGCGCGGCCGCGTGAACGGGCGACGGCGGCGTTTGCGCAGATCGAAGAGCGCGTGTTGCAGCGTGTGATGAAGACACGCGCAACCGACGAACCATCGCTTCACACACAAACCGTGCATGCACGCGATATCCGCTGGGCAGTCTGA
- the ssuC gene encoding aliphatic sulfonate ABC transporter permease SsuC, translated as MSTVSGNRAASVSLVRLNLGPFALRFAPWIVPLVILLAWEVAARSGVLSTRVLPEPLAVVKAAWSLIESGEMWADVKVSTWRAVSGFAIGGGIGFVLGLATGLFRPVDIALDTTVQMIRNIPALAMIPLVILWFGIEEEAKVFLVSLGVFFPIYVNTYHGIRSVDANLIEMARSYGVKGFALYRDVILPGALPSILVGVRFAFGLMWVTLIVAETISAQSGIGYMTMNAREFLQTDVVVVGILLYAALGKLADMLAKGLERVSLRWHPAYQRGTKA; from the coding sequence ATGTCGACTGTTTCTGGCAACCGTGCTGCGAGTGTGAGTCTCGTGCGCCTGAATCTCGGGCCGTTCGCGCTCAGGTTCGCGCCGTGGATCGTGCCGCTCGTGATCCTGCTCGCGTGGGAAGTCGCCGCGCGCAGCGGCGTGCTGTCGACGCGTGTGCTGCCCGAGCCGCTCGCCGTCGTGAAGGCCGCGTGGTCGCTGATCGAGTCGGGCGAAATGTGGGCGGACGTGAAGGTCAGCACGTGGCGCGCGGTGTCCGGCTTCGCGATTGGCGGTGGCATCGGCTTCGTGCTCGGCCTTGCGACAGGTCTGTTCCGACCCGTCGATATCGCACTCGACACCACCGTGCAGATGATCCGCAACATCCCCGCGCTCGCGATGATCCCGCTCGTGATCCTCTGGTTCGGCATCGAGGAAGAAGCGAAGGTGTTTCTGGTGTCGCTCGGCGTGTTCTTCCCTATCTACGTGAACACGTATCACGGCATCCGTTCCGTCGACGCCAACCTGATCGAAATGGCGCGCAGCTACGGCGTGAAGGGCTTCGCGCTGTATCGCGACGTGATCCTGCCGGGCGCGCTGCCGTCGATTCTCGTCGGCGTGCGCTTCGCCTTCGGGCTGATGTGGGTCACGCTGATCGTCGCGGAAACGATCTCCGCGCAATCGGGCATCGGCTACATGACGATGAACGCGCGCGAGTTTCTGCAAACGGATGTGGTGGTGGTCGGGATTCTGTTGTACGCGGCGCTCGGCAAGCTCGCCGACATGCTCGCGAAAGGCCTGGAGCGCGTGTCGCTGCGCTGGCATCCCGCGTATCAACGAGGAACGAAGGCATGA
- a CDS encoding DMT family transporter — MRVPPYALLGIAIVAEVIATSALRASEGFTRLVPALVVLLGYGISFYCLSLTLKSLPVGIVYAIWSGVGIVLITLVAIVMYRQVPDMAAVAGLSLIVAGVVVLNLFSKMQAH; from the coding sequence ATGCGCGTGCCGCCCTATGCCTTGCTCGGCATCGCCATCGTCGCCGAAGTGATCGCGACCTCGGCGCTGCGCGCGTCGGAAGGCTTCACGCGTCTCGTGCCCGCGCTCGTCGTGCTGCTCGGCTACGGCATTTCCTTCTACTGCCTGTCGCTGACGCTGAAGAGCCTGCCCGTCGGCATCGTGTATGCGATCTGGTCCGGCGTCGGGATCGTGCTGATCACATTGGTCGCGATCGTGATGTACCGACAGGTGCCGGATATGGCGGCTGTCGCGGGCTTGAGCCTGATCGTCGCGGGCGTCGTGGTGCTCAACCTGTTTTCGAAGATGCAGGCGCACTGA
- a CDS encoding NAD-dependent epimerase/dehydratase family protein: MENAAQIGLFGAAGAAGRSIAHALSTAGRSYRVIGRGRQALQASFGHDPLAEVFTWNPDDPASIAAAASGLQTAVYLVGVPYHQFEQHPLLMQKTLDGLRAAGVQRLVLIGTVYPYGRARNMPVTESHPREPHTFKGKMRLAQENLVIDAHGHDGLETLVLRLPDFYGPGVERSLLHGVFEGAAQGTRAQMIGPIDVPHEFVFMPDVGPVVERLSRTPEAFGRVLHLAGAGTITQRDIAERAYALAQREPKRMVANKTMLRIMGLFDPLLREMVEMHYLLTDPVVLDDSALTRLIGPVGKTSYEAGIAQSLTAAQRAVRQAGGAQAA; this comes from the coding sequence ATGGAAAACGCAGCACAGATCGGGCTGTTCGGCGCGGCGGGCGCCGCCGGACGCAGCATCGCCCACGCGCTCAGCACGGCGGGCCGAAGCTATCGGGTGATCGGACGCGGGCGGCAGGCGCTACAGGCGTCGTTCGGTCATGATCCGCTCGCGGAAGTCTTCACGTGGAATCCCGACGATCCCGCCTCGATCGCCGCCGCGGCATCTGGCTTGCAGACTGCGGTGTATCTGGTCGGCGTGCCGTATCACCAGTTCGAGCAGCATCCCTTGCTCATGCAAAAGACGCTCGACGGACTGCGTGCAGCCGGCGTGCAGCGCCTGGTCCTGATTGGCACCGTTTATCCATATGGGCGCGCGCGCAACATGCCCGTCACCGAGTCGCATCCGCGCGAGCCGCATACGTTCAAAGGCAAGATGCGGCTCGCGCAGGAAAATCTCGTGATCGACGCGCATGGCCACGACGGGCTCGAAACGCTCGTGCTGCGCCTGCCGGACTTCTATGGTCCGGGCGTCGAGCGCAGCCTGCTGCATGGCGTCTTCGAAGGCGCGGCGCAAGGTACGCGCGCGCAGATGATCGGCCCGATCGACGTGCCGCATGAATTCGTGTTCATGCCCGATGTGGGGCCTGTTGTCGAACGCCTTTCACGCACGCCTGAAGCGTTTGGCCGCGTGCTGCATCTGGCGGGCGCGGGCACCATCACGCAGCGCGACATCGCAGAACGCGCCTACGCGCTCGCGCAGCGCGAACCGAAACGGATGGTGGCGAACAAGACGATGCTGCGCATCATGGGTCTCTTCGACCCGCTGCTGCGCGAAATGGTCGAAATGCATTACCTGCTGACGGACCCCGTCGTCCTCGACGACTCGGCGCTGACCAGGTTGATTGGTCCCGTCGGAAAGACATCGTATGAAGCGGGCATTGCGCAGTCGCTGACGGCTGCGCAGCGTGCGGTGCGGCAGGCTGGTGGCGCGCAGGCGGCGTGA
- a CDS encoding TOBE domain-containing protein produces MSISAINVRNQFKGKVKEIIRGPVVSEVDVDTPFGIVTSVITTRSIDELELKVGAEVVALVKSTEVSIARL; encoded by the coding sequence ATGAGCATTTCCGCGATCAACGTACGCAACCAGTTCAAAGGCAAAGTGAAGGAAATCATCCGCGGGCCCGTCGTGTCCGAAGTCGATGTCGATACACCGTTCGGCATCGTCACGTCGGTCATCACGACGCGCTCGATCGACGAACTCGAACTGAAGGTCGGCGCGGAAGTGGTCGCGCTCGTCAAGTCGACGGAGGTATCGATTGCGCGCCTGTGA